In the Synechococcus sp. Nb3U1 genome, one interval contains:
- a CDS encoding ABC1 kinase family protein — protein sequence MGATPSTPIATQHSLVSAAAGSLVPSTSPGSRSQPVPSEPALRYDPEQLAKQYRGRWDLVLRRLFQLVSPFVGLLAWIFWDRWRGVELKNRPKHAARLRKILTELGPTAIKIGQALSTRPDLVSPLFLEELAKLQDELPPFDNQIAFDLIESEIGLPVDKIYRQITPNPIAAASLGQVYQAYLHTGEKVAVKVQRPDLVGRISLDMYIIRGLAVWAKQTFRRIRSDLVGIVEEFAARLYEEMDYTQEGHNAERFLQLYRHPSIYAPKIYWDYTRTKVLTMEWIDGTKLTQLDKITAAGLDGRHLIEIGVNCSLKQLLENGFFHADPHPGNLLAMADGRLAYIDFGMMSTIQPHQRYGLIKAIVHLVNRDFVGLAQDYVDLEFLSPDTDLTPIIPALEAVFAEAMGSSVAQMNFKSMTDKLSGVMYDFPFRVPAYYALIIRSLLTLEGIAISLDPNFKVLSVAYPYVAQRLLSDPAPELRVSLRELLFNQGQFRWNRLENLLRNATNSEDFDLQGSLEKALDFIFSERGAFLRERLVDAIFSSPGSQTGSPAQPTSDTMEHLQRLWELLSGNPTFQPMQLFPVVAKVATKPEAQQLGRQLASRWLQRSAARLIRDLLLPDAEEPSSTHSRNGIPGPTSGGQRATTPRLPLSA from the coding sequence ATGGGCGCAACACCGTCAACACCGATCGCGACACAGCACAGCCTTGTCTCTGCAGCGGCAGGTTCTTTGGTTCCATCCACCTCTCCGGGATCCCGCAGCCAGCCTGTACCCTCGGAGCCGGCCCTGCGTTACGACCCAGAGCAGCTGGCCAAACAGTATCGCGGCCGTTGGGACTTGGTGTTGCGGCGCCTGTTTCAGTTAGTCAGCCCCTTTGTAGGCTTGCTGGCCTGGATTTTTTGGGATCGTTGGCGGGGAGTAGAGCTGAAGAACCGTCCCAAACATGCGGCCCGACTGCGGAAAATTCTCACGGAGCTGGGGCCAACGGCGATCAAAATTGGCCAAGCTCTCTCTACTCGCCCCGATTTGGTTTCGCCCCTGTTTTTAGAAGAACTGGCCAAACTGCAGGATGAGCTGCCCCCTTTCGACAACCAGATTGCCTTCGACCTGATCGAGTCGGAGATCGGCTTACCTGTGGACAAAATCTACCGCCAGATCACCCCCAACCCCATTGCCGCCGCCAGCCTCGGGCAAGTTTACCAAGCTTATCTGCACACGGGTGAAAAAGTTGCCGTCAAGGTACAACGTCCAGACTTGGTCGGGCGCATCTCTCTCGATATGTACATCATCCGCGGGCTGGCCGTCTGGGCCAAGCAAACCTTCCGCCGCATCCGTAGCGATTTGGTCGGGATCGTGGAGGAGTTTGCCGCACGGCTCTACGAAGAGATGGACTACACCCAGGAAGGTCACAATGCCGAGCGCTTCCTGCAGTTGTATCGTCATCCTTCCATCTACGCCCCGAAAATCTACTGGGACTACACCCGCACCAAGGTGCTGACGATGGAGTGGATCGACGGCACCAAGCTGACCCAATTGGACAAAATCACTGCCGCTGGGTTAGATGGGCGACACCTGATTGAGATTGGCGTGAATTGCTCCCTCAAGCAGCTTTTGGAAAATGGTTTTTTCCACGCGGATCCGCATCCTGGCAATCTCTTGGCCATGGCCGATGGACGGCTAGCCTACATCGATTTTGGCATGATGAGCACCATTCAGCCCCATCAACGCTATGGGCTGATCAAAGCAATTGTGCATTTGGTTAACCGCGATTTTGTCGGGCTGGCTCAAGACTATGTGGATCTGGAATTTCTAAGCCCTGATACTGACCTTACCCCGATCATTCCTGCTCTAGAAGCTGTCTTTGCTGAGGCCATGGGCAGCTCTGTGGCTCAAATGAACTTTAAGAGCATGACGGATAAGCTCTCCGGGGTGATGTATGACTTTCCCTTTCGCGTGCCCGCCTACTATGCCCTGATCATCCGCTCTTTGCTGACTCTGGAGGGGATCGCCATCAGTTTGGATCCCAACTTTAAGGTGCTGAGTGTCGCCTACCCCTATGTGGCTCAACGGTTGCTCAGCGATCCGGCCCCAGAACTGCGGGTTTCCCTACGGGAGTTGCTGTTTAACCAAGGACAATTTCGCTGGAATCGCCTGGAAAATCTGCTGCGCAATGCCACCAACAGTGAAGATTTCGACCTGCAGGGATCCCTGGAAAAAGCCCTGGATTTCATCTTTTCCGAACGAGGTGCTTTTCTACGAGAGCGATTGGTGGATGCGATTTTCTCCAGCCCAGGCTCCCAGACGGGATCCCCGGCTCAGCCCACCTCAGATACGATGGAACATTTGCAACGGCTGTGGGAGCTGTTGAGTGGTAACCCCACCTTCCAACCGATGCAGCTTTTCCCGGTCGTGGCCAAGGTAGCCACCAAACCGGAAGCCCAGCAACTGGGGCGTCAATTGGCCTCCCGCTGGTTGCAACGCTCCGCAGCTCGTTTGATCCGGGATCTGCTCCTGCCGGATGCTGAAGAGCCCAGTTCAACCCATTCCCGCAATGGGATCCCTGGGCCGACTTCGGGCGGGCAACGGGCTACTACCCCCAGGTTGCCCCTCAGCGCTTAG
- the thiL gene encoding thiamine-phosphate kinase produces the protein MFSNLPAGSPLQNSDSSPLLISEIGEAGLLQIVQRYCPAQVVGDDAAVLEAPKGQLVVTTDVLVEGVHFSDLTTPAHAVGWRSVAANLSDLAAMGSRPQALVIGLGLPGSTPMAWVEGLYQGMQACSSSWGSLLVGGDLCRSPHRFVAITALGEVQPGRVIQRQLAQPGDWLVVTGPHGDAQAGLELLLHPEQGSAVAAPEREWLIKAHQYPRPRLDCLPVLQGIPDPLRIGGMDTSDGLADALVQLCRASGVEARIDVQRIPISAALRQVFPAQALEWALYGGEDFELLLSLEPRVAQQLLDRMPGSVCIGQVTGWDPEGTVRLQGGEILSRQQAFQHF, from the coding sequence TTGTTCTCCAATCTTCCCGCCGGTTCTCCCCTGCAAAACAGCGATTCTTCTCCCCTGCTGATCTCAGAGATTGGCGAGGCAGGCTTACTGCAAATTGTGCAGCGCTATTGCCCTGCGCAGGTGGTGGGGGATGATGCAGCGGTGTTAGAGGCTCCCAAGGGACAGTTGGTGGTGACCACCGATGTGCTGGTGGAGGGGGTACACTTTAGCGATTTAACGACCCCGGCTCATGCGGTGGGTTGGCGCTCGGTGGCAGCGAATTTATCCGATCTGGCGGCGATGGGATCCCGTCCTCAGGCGCTGGTGATTGGCTTGGGCTTGCCTGGCTCTACGCCGATGGCTTGGGTGGAGGGGCTCTACCAGGGGATGCAAGCCTGTAGCTCCAGCTGGGGATCCCTGTTGGTAGGGGGGGATCTGTGTCGGTCTCCCCACCGGTTTGTCGCGATTACAGCTTTGGGAGAAGTGCAGCCAGGACGGGTCATTCAACGCCAGCTGGCTCAACCGGGAGATTGGCTGGTGGTAACGGGGCCCCATGGGGATGCGCAAGCAGGGTTAGAACTTCTGCTTCATCCAGAACAAGGATCCGCAGTGGCCGCACCAGAGCGAGAGTGGCTGATCAAGGCCCATCAATATCCGCGCCCGCGACTGGATTGTTTGCCGGTTTTGCAAGGGATCCCGGATCCGCTGCGCATTGGTGGCATGGATACCAGCGATGGCTTGGCGGATGCTTTGGTGCAACTGTGTCGGGCCAGTGGGGTAGAGGCGAGGATCGATGTGCAACGGATCCCGATTTCTGCTGCCTTGAGGCAGGTATTCCCAGCGCAAGCGCTAGAGTGGGCACTCTACGGGGGAGAGGATTTTGAGTTGTTGCTCAGTCTGGAGCCAAGGGTGGCCCAACAGTTGCTGGATCGGATGCCAGGCTCGGTTTGTATTGGACAGGTCACAGGCTGGGATCCGGAGGGAACCGTCCGGTTGCAGGGAGGAGAGATACTCAGCCGCCAGCAGGCTTTCCAGCATTTTTGA
- a CDS encoding CPBP family intramembrane glutamic endopeptidase, with the protein MSVFVSGSPILPPAQDSTRFEALKARHLLLAFLLINLMAGLVVVLMARLLDLEADDPLLAYFVYCSTFILICVWSWQRGQQADLQMGQLWGNWRSPIPWRSLLRVVLALVMLSMGTTLLMLYLVSLPSPELAESMLYSLGEDASGTAWPLVYQGLRWLSIVVVAPVTEEWLFRGILLHRWGLKWGIPKGLLASSILFGLLHPNPIGLTVFGLVMGLFYLQTRSLSLPILAHVLNNILALTLGSLGGEGAEQSDPIGIFYLYYSLFCLILAGFVLVPFIRFHWPDRGARLPYFLNSR; encoded by the coding sequence ATGTCTGTCTTTGTGTCTGGATCCCCCATTCTTCCGCCTGCTCAGGATTCAACTCGGTTTGAAGCCCTCAAAGCTCGCCACCTATTGTTGGCTTTTCTGCTGATCAACCTGATGGCGGGTTTGGTGGTGGTGCTGATGGCCAGGCTATTGGATTTGGAAGCAGATGATCCACTGCTGGCCTACTTCGTCTATTGCTCTACGTTCATCCTCATCTGTGTCTGGAGCTGGCAACGGGGGCAACAGGCTGATCTACAGATGGGGCAACTGTGGGGGAACTGGCGGTCTCCGATTCCCTGGAGATCCCTGCTGCGGGTGGTGCTGGCTTTGGTGATGCTCTCTATGGGCACAACCCTGTTGATGCTCTATTTGGTATCGCTGCCTTCACCGGAGCTGGCGGAATCGATGTTGTATTCGCTGGGGGAAGATGCCAGTGGAACGGCTTGGCCACTGGTGTATCAAGGGTTGCGCTGGCTGTCGATCGTGGTGGTGGCGCCGGTAACAGAAGAATGGCTGTTTCGCGGCATTTTACTGCACCGCTGGGGCCTCAAGTGGGGGATCCCCAAGGGCTTACTGGCTTCTTCTATTTTGTTCGGGCTGCTGCATCCTAACCCGATCGGGCTGACGGTGTTTGGCTTGGTGATGGGCTTGTTTTATCTGCAAACCCGCTCCTTGAGCTTGCCCATCCTGGCCCATGTCTTGAATAATATCTTGGCTTTAACGCTGGGATCCCTGGGGGGAGAGGGGGCTGAGCAAAGTGACCCAATTGGCATTTTTTACCTGTACTACAGCCTGTTCTGTCTAATTTTGGCTGGGTTCGTTTTGGTGCCCTTTATCCGCTTTCATTGGCCGGACCGCGGAGCTCGGCTGCCCTATTTTCTCAATAGTCGATGA
- a CDS encoding class I SAM-dependent methyltransferase — translation MMLLNDWQRSKLDPSDDTLFYDYPRFVTHVDSGFIGQLTDLYREHLQPQTRILDLMSSWVSHLPPEMTFAHVEGHGMNREELAANPRLNHFFVQNLNQNSILPLPDQSFEAVLNTVSVQYLQQPEQVFAEVYRVLKPQGLFIVSFSNRMFFQKAIQAWRDGSEAERVELVKRYFASVPRFEVVEVIQRVAPLSWVSFLGGGGGDPFYGVIGRRSAE, via the coding sequence ATGATGCTCCTGAACGATTGGCAGCGCTCCAAGTTGGATCCCAGCGATGACACCCTCTTTTACGACTATCCCCGCTTCGTCACCCATGTGGATTCTGGGTTCATCGGGCAGCTTACTGATCTGTACCGTGAGCATTTGCAGCCCCAGACCCGGATTTTGGATCTGATGAGCAGTTGGGTTTCTCATCTGCCGCCAGAAATGACCTTTGCCCATGTGGAAGGACATGGCATGAACCGTGAAGAACTGGCAGCCAACCCACGCCTTAACCATTTCTTTGTGCAAAATCTGAACCAAAACTCGATCTTACCTCTGCCGGATCAATCCTTTGAGGCGGTGTTAAACACTGTTTCGGTGCAATATCTGCAGCAGCCGGAGCAGGTGTTTGCCGAAGTGTACCGAGTCCTGAAGCCACAAGGGCTTTTCATCGTCAGTTTTTCCAATCGCATGTTCTTCCAGAAAGCGATCCAGGCGTGGCGGGATGGCTCTGAGGCAGAGCGTGTGGAGTTGGTGAAGCGCTATTTTGCCTCAGTGCCGAGATTTGAGGTGGTTGAGGTGATCCAGCGGGTTGCCCCCTTGAGTTGGGTCAGTTTTCTAGGAGGGGGCGGCGGGGATCCCTTCTATGGGGTAATTGGGCGGCGCTCGGCTGAGTAA
- a CDS encoding ABC transporter substrate-binding protein: MLEKVTLAGWPSSRRAFLQQAVGFTVAGAMGWQSWPTAEAQTLQAANLQLAWIKNVEFAGQWAALEKGFFKEEGLDINILPGGGQIDPATVTASGTADIGITASATQLVAARSRGVPLIAFGSTYQKSPGCMVCRADSGIMSPKDFAGKKIGHQQTARSVVKTVLKINGIPEDQVEMIVVSFDPSPVMQGVVDLYTAFATNQPLTMKEQGIEPRVFLYYDMGLRFEADTFIATEATLERKPEVLEAFLRASLKGWEYTLQNPDEVAQFVVEKYGEGLSLTQQIAQNRAGLELMVSELTEEKGLFWMDPERWEQTNQVAVETEVIERPIDVSQLLVFELLEKVHGNT; encoded by the coding sequence ATGTTGGAGAAAGTCACCCTTGCAGGTTGGCCCAGTAGCCGTCGGGCCTTCCTCCAACAGGCAGTTGGGTTTACGGTTGCCGGAGCCATGGGTTGGCAGTCCTGGCCAACAGCAGAAGCCCAAACCCTGCAAGCCGCCAATTTGCAACTGGCCTGGATTAAGAATGTGGAATTTGCTGGGCAGTGGGCAGCGCTGGAAAAGGGCTTTTTCAAAGAAGAAGGACTGGATATCAACATCCTGCCCGGTGGCGGCCAGATCGATCCGGCTACTGTCACCGCTAGTGGCACCGCAGATATTGGTATTACTGCTTCCGCAACCCAATTGGTGGCCGCCCGTTCTCGCGGCGTACCCCTGATCGCCTTTGGCTCCACCTACCAGAAGTCGCCGGGGTGCATGGTCTGTCGGGCCGATAGCGGCATCATGAGCCCAAAAGATTTCGCCGGCAAAAAAATTGGCCACCAACAAACGGCTCGTAGTGTGGTCAAAACTGTCCTGAAAATTAACGGGATCCCGGAAGATCAGGTGGAAATGATCGTGGTGTCCTTTGACCCTAGCCCGGTGATGCAGGGAGTGGTGGATCTCTACACCGCCTTCGCCACCAACCAGCCCCTGACCATGAAAGAGCAGGGCATCGAACCGCGGGTGTTCCTCTACTACGACATGGGCCTGCGCTTCGAGGCGGACACGTTCATCGCCACCGAAGCCACGCTAGAACGCAAACCCGAGGTGCTAGAAGCCTTTTTGCGCGCCTCCCTTAAGGGATGGGAATACACCCTGCAAAATCCGGATGAAGTGGCCCAATTTGTGGTGGAAAAATATGGCGAAGGGTTGAGTCTGACACAGCAGATCGCCCAAAACCGCGCCGGTTTGGAGCTAATGGTGTCGGAGCTAACCGAAGAAAAGGGCCTATTCTGGATGGATCCCGAGCGGTGGGAGCAAACCAATCAGGTGGCGGTGGAAACCGAAGTGATCGAAAGGCCCATCGATGTCAGCCAGCTGTTGGTCTTCGAGCTGCTGGAGAAGGTGCATGGCAACACTTGA
- a CDS encoding ABC transporter permease has product MPEEQLNRGAVGVAEMPASGPPPEEGSSTPAVRPNLWRKLYSYRNALLIILGILLAWEVGSRWLQVPTYIMPKPSEIGVALMQHRALLWRNLWVTALEAILGFLAGNGVAILLAILFVHSRTLEQSLFPLALTIRSIPVVALAPLFLLWFGNGLLPKVIIAALICFFPTLVNMTRGLNSVDRSSLELMYTLAASPWQVFTKLRWPAALPYLLSALKISSAAAVIGALVAEWIGSDRGLGYLVVMSTFEFRIELLWATIAVTSAFAMLLFQMVNLLERVMIPWHDSFNPME; this is encoded by the coding sequence ATGCCTGAGGAGCAATTGAATCGGGGTGCCGTTGGTGTAGCCGAGATGCCGGCCTCTGGGCCGCCCCCCGAGGAGGGATCCTCTACCCCTGCTGTGCGGCCTAACCTGTGGCGCAAGCTCTACAGCTACCGCAATGCCCTGCTGATCATCCTGGGTATTCTGTTGGCCTGGGAAGTGGGATCCCGTTGGCTACAGGTGCCCACCTACATCATGCCTAAGCCGAGCGAGATCGGGGTTGCCCTGATGCAGCATCGCGCCTTGCTCTGGCGCAACCTATGGGTGACGGCTTTAGAGGCCATTTTGGGCTTTCTGGCGGGTAATGGGGTGGCCATTTTGCTGGCGATTTTGTTTGTTCACTCCCGCACCCTTGAGCAGTCCTTGTTCCCCTTGGCTCTGACGATCCGCTCCATTCCCGTCGTTGCTTTGGCGCCGTTGTTTTTGCTCTGGTTTGGCAATGGCCTGTTGCCCAAAGTGATCATCGCCGCCTTGATCTGTTTTTTCCCGACACTGGTGAACATGACCCGTGGCCTCAACTCTGTAGATCGCTCCAGTCTGGAGTTGATGTATACGCTGGCGGCCTCTCCCTGGCAGGTGTTTACTAAGTTACGCTGGCCGGCAGCCTTGCCCTATTTGCTCTCGGCCCTGAAAATTTCCAGTGCCGCAGCGGTGATCGGCGCTTTGGTAGCAGAGTGGATTGGCTCCGATCGCGGCTTGGGTTATTTGGTGGTGATGAGCACTTTTGAGTTTCGCATTGAGCTGCTATGGGCCACGATTGCGGTTACCTCCGCCTTCGCCATGTTGCTGTTTCAGATGGTGAACCTGCTGGAGCGGGTGATGATCCCCTGGCATGATTCCTTCAACCCGATGGAGTGA
- a CDS encoding ABC transporter ATP-binding protein, whose product MATLDPLTPPRTTGDPPAVELQNVSMTYLSGGRAVTALQDVNLSVRAGEFVSLIGPSGCGKSTILRLVADILKPSSGQIGVHGQTPTEARKQHSFSFMFQDPVMLPWRNVLHNVQLPLEVMGAAAAQLVEKPRALLKLAHLTGFEDKQPKHLSGGMRQRAALARALSLNPPLLLMDEPFGALDEITRDRMNLELLRIWQETTAAVLFVTHSIEEAVFLSDRVVVLSPRPGRIKTIINIDLPRPRATDMATRARHIYDYSLQVREALYYA is encoded by the coding sequence ATGGCAACACTTGACCCCCTGACGCCACCCCGAACCACAGGGGATCCCCCTGCCGTTGAGCTGCAAAACGTTAGCATGACCTACCTTTCCGGTGGGCGGGCGGTCACCGCTTTACAGGATGTCAACTTGAGCGTGCGAGCCGGAGAATTTGTCTCCCTGATCGGGCCGAGTGGCTGTGGTAAGTCCACGATTTTGCGTTTGGTGGCCGATATCCTTAAACCCAGCAGCGGTCAGATTGGGGTGCATGGGCAAACCCCTACCGAAGCCCGTAAGCAGCACAGCTTCAGCTTCATGTTTCAGGATCCGGTGATGCTGCCCTGGCGGAATGTGCTGCACAATGTGCAACTGCCGCTGGAGGTGATGGGGGCAGCGGCGGCCCAATTGGTGGAAAAACCGCGCGCGCTGTTGAAGCTGGCGCATCTGACCGGGTTTGAAGACAAACAGCCCAAACATCTATCGGGGGGCATGCGGCAACGGGCAGCCTTGGCGCGGGCCTTATCTCTCAACCCACCTTTGTTGCTCATGGATGAACCCTTTGGAGCCCTGGATGAGATCACCCGCGACCGCATGAATTTGGAGCTGTTGCGCATTTGGCAGGAAACCACAGCGGCAGTTTTGTTTGTTACCCATTCGATTGAAGAGGCGGTGTTCCTCTCCGATCGGGTGGTGGTGCTCTCGCCGCGACCGGGACGCATCAAAACCATCATCAATATCGACTTGCCCCGACCCCGTGCCACCGATATGGCCACCCGAGCCCGCCACATTTACGACTACAGCTTGCAAGTGCGGGAGGCACTCTACTATGCCTGA
- a CDS encoding ATP synthase F0 subunit B gives MTALPFCSVQPPPLMRELPPDASNSAGIPLGDQTLALMRVQDALDQLEAAILDSPRLFWSRTLIEEDSILEQLDFIRLNIPTALEEAEELLRQRDRILAQADRYAQEIVAMAQRKAEQLLNESTILRQAQAQAEQLLRQAYQQSEELRRQTLQESDRLQQEAHHYVDQVLQDLELRLLESLRVIRNGRQNLQA, from the coding sequence TTGACTGCCTTGCCTTTTTGCTCAGTGCAGCCACCCCCTCTGATGCGAGAATTGCCCCCTGATGCTTCCAATTCTGCTGGTATACCGCTTGGGGATCAAACCCTGGCTCTGATGCGTGTGCAGGATGCTTTGGATCAATTGGAGGCAGCGATTCTGGATAGTCCCCGGCTGTTCTGGTCCCGTACCCTGATCGAAGAAGACAGCATTTTGGAGCAACTGGACTTTATCCGACTGAATATCCCGACAGCTCTGGAGGAAGCCGAAGAATTGCTGCGCCAGCGGGATCGCATTTTGGCTCAGGCGGATCGCTACGCCCAAGAAATTGTTGCGATGGCGCAACGGAAAGCCGAACAGCTGCTCAACGAGTCAACCATCCTGCGGCAGGCCCAGGCCCAAGCGGAACAGTTGTTGCGGCAAGCCTATCAACAGAGCGAGGAACTGCGCCGGCAAACCCTTCAGGAGTCGGATCGCCTGCAGCAGGAAGCCCATCACTACGTGGATCAGGTTTTACAAGACCTAGAGCTGCGGTTGCTGGAGTCTTTGCGGGTGATACGCAACGGGCGGCAAAATCTTCAGGCCTAA
- a CDS encoding cation:proton antiporter domain-containing protein, producing the protein METLLLVLQEEPILSFALLLGVILVVPLLFEWLRLPGLVGLLAAGIALGPQGLNLLTAELPTVQLLSDIGVVYLLFVAGLEIDLEQFRQTRNRSATFGFFTFAIPLLVGTLIGRFFGFGWNSAVLLGSLFASHTPLGYPIVSRYGLVKNEAVLVTIGGTIFTDIASLLVLAVCVGIHGGEFSLWSLLGLLGSLLIYAAAVLFGLDWLGHRFFRRTGSEEGNQFLFVLLALFGAALGAQWIGVEKIIGAFLAGLAVNDVLREGPVKEKIVFVGSVLFIPVFFVDMGLLIDLPAFVQTLSSVWLMLAILVGLSFSKYSAAQICQWLYRYTPAQKLMMWSLSLPQVAATLAATVVGFQVGLLDASVLNSVIVLMLVTATLGPILTSRAGAQMAMQEEQAQLKPPVDPAQEVPYPVREPYVVVVPVANPDTEQNLLEMAALLAKHEQGRIVPLSVATGHVHMDAPSLQASLEHGEYLLKRAVEFCQQFGVQATPLSRIDSHIAQGISHASREQKASLIVMGWSDTTGLRARLFGNVINSVLWATHCPVAVARLQHPPHKLQRILVALENFRSQSARSVRFAQILAAANQAEITLLHVCPSGTPEPDRHWLEAQLTVLAEQPSPACGSRLEVKVLASDDIVKTLLKEAEVFDLVVLPSFRRRNRSGGLSFSDVTTEVLERLNGSLVMLGEPLELGQ; encoded by the coding sequence ATGGAGACACTATTGCTAGTTTTGCAAGAAGAGCCAATTCTCTCCTTCGCCTTGTTGCTGGGGGTGATCTTGGTGGTGCCGCTGCTGTTCGAGTGGCTGCGCTTGCCGGGGCTAGTGGGTCTTTTGGCGGCAGGGATCGCTTTGGGACCGCAGGGGCTGAATCTGTTGACGGCAGAACTGCCCACGGTTCAGTTGCTCTCGGATATCGGTGTGGTTTATCTACTGTTTGTGGCCGGGCTGGAGATCGACCTAGAGCAGTTTCGCCAAACCCGCAACCGTTCCGCTACCTTCGGATTTTTCACCTTCGCTATCCCCCTCCTCGTGGGCACCTTAATCGGGCGGTTTTTTGGTTTCGGTTGGAACTCGGCGGTCTTGCTGGGATCCCTGTTTGCCTCCCATACCCCGCTGGGCTACCCGATCGTCAGCCGTTACGGTCTGGTGAAAAATGAGGCGGTACTGGTCACTATCGGCGGCACCATCTTCACAGATATTGCGTCGCTGCTGGTGTTGGCGGTTTGTGTCGGTATTCATGGGGGGGAGTTTTCCCTTTGGAGCCTGCTGGGCTTGCTGGGGTCCCTGTTGATCTATGCAGCAGCAGTTCTGTTTGGTTTGGATTGGTTGGGGCATCGCTTTTTCCGCCGTACCGGCAGTGAAGAGGGCAACCAATTTTTGTTTGTGTTGCTGGCTTTGTTTGGGGCCGCTTTGGGGGCGCAGTGGATTGGGGTAGAGAAGATCATCGGCGCCTTTTTGGCGGGTTTAGCCGTCAACGACGTGCTGCGGGAGGGCCCCGTCAAAGAAAAAATTGTTTTCGTGGGCAGTGTTCTGTTCATCCCTGTCTTCTTTGTGGATATGGGGCTGCTGATCGATTTGCCGGCTTTTGTGCAGACCCTCAGCTCCGTATGGCTGATGTTGGCCATCTTGGTGGGGTTAAGCTTCAGCAAGTACTCTGCTGCCCAGATCTGTCAGTGGCTGTACCGCTATACCCCTGCCCAGAAATTGATGATGTGGTCGCTCTCTCTGCCGCAGGTGGCAGCAACCTTGGCGGCAACGGTGGTGGGCTTTCAGGTGGGTTTGCTGGATGCCTCTGTTCTGAATAGTGTCATCGTGTTGATGTTGGTCACCGCCACCCTGGGCCCGATTTTGACCAGTCGAGCTGGGGCGCAAATGGCTATGCAGGAGGAACAGGCTCAGCTCAAGCCGCCGGTGGATCCCGCTCAGGAGGTGCCGTATCCCGTTCGAGAGCCCTACGTGGTGGTGGTGCCGGTGGCCAATCCGGATACAGAGCAAAATCTACTGGAGATGGCCGCCCTACTGGCCAAACACGAACAAGGGCGGATTGTGCCTCTTTCGGTGGCTACGGGTCACGTACACATGGATGCGCCGTCGCTGCAAGCCTCTCTAGAACATGGCGAGTATTTGCTCAAACGAGCGGTGGAGTTTTGTCAGCAGTTTGGGGTACAGGCCACCCCCCTTAGCCGTATCGATAGCCATATCGCCCAGGGGATTAGCCATGCCAGCCGCGAGCAGAAAGCCAGCCTGATCGTCATGGGCTGGAGCGACACCACTGGATTGCGAGCCCGCCTATTTGGCAACGTGATCAATAGCGTTCTCTGGGCCACCCATTGCCCGGTTGCCGTTGCCCGGTTACAGCATCCTCCCCACAAGTTGCAGCGCATTCTGGTGGCCCTAGAAAATTTTCGGTCCCAGTCGGCCCGTTCGGTGCGCTTTGCCCAAATTTTGGCCGCCGCCAATCAAGCGGAGATCACGTTGCTGCACGTCTGCCCCAGCGGCACTCCCGAACCCGATCGCCACTGGTTAGAAGCCCAACTGACCGTGTTGGCAGAACAGCCTAGCCCCGCCTGCGGTTCCCGATTAGAAGTAAAAGTCCTGGCCAGTGACGATATCGTCAAAACTCTCTTGAAAGAAGCGGAAGTTTTTGACCTGGTGGTGTTGCCGTCGTTTCGTCGGCGCAATCGCAGTGGGGGCTTGTCCTTTAGCGATGTCACCACCGAAGTTCTGGAACGGCTCAACGGTTCCTTGGTCATGCTGGGAGAACCCCTCGAGCTCGGTCAGTAG